From the genome of Clostridia bacterium, one region includes:
- the rfbC gene encoding dTDP-4-dehydrorhamnose 3,5-epimerase, translated as MGKFDFIETELNGLIVIEPILFEDNRGYFMETFNYNDFAALGLNKNFVQDNQSYSRKGVLRGMHFQKNNPQSKLVRVIKGEVYDVAVDIRKNSNTYGKWIGIYLSEYNKKQIYIPEGFAHGFLVTSDEAELVYKCSDFYNPLDEGGFIYNDPTIGVEWPLLDREHAILSQKDKGLPSFEMICD; from the coding sequence ATGGGGAAATTTGATTTTATAGAGACCGAGTTAAATGGGCTTATAGTTATTGAGCCTATATTATTTGAAGATAACAGAGGGTATTTTATGGAGACCTTTAATTACAATGATTTTGCTGCCCTGGGACTAAATAAGAATTTTGTTCAGGACAACCAATCATACTCTAGAAAGGGTGTTTTAAGGGGGATGCATTTCCAGAAAAATAATCCTCAAAGCAAGTTGGTAAGGGTCATAAAAGGAGAAGTATACGATGTTGCTGTGGATATAAGAAAAAACAGCAATACTTACGGAAAATGGATTGGTATATATCTTTCGGAATATAATAAAAAGCAAATTTATATTCCGGAAGGATTTGCACACGGCTTTTTAGTTACCTCGGATGAAGCTGAATTAGTTTACAAATGCTCTGACTTTTATAACCCGTTAGATGAAGGTGGATTCATATACAATGATCCAACAATAGGCGTCGAATGGCCTTTACTTGATAGAGAGCATGCAATTCTTTCACAAAAGGACAAAGGCCTACCTAGTTTTGAAATGATTTGCGATTAA
- a CDS encoding iron-containing alcohol dehydrogenase — protein sequence MSYKNFSYSFPTQIIFGKDSINQLESALKAFDIDSLLIVYGGNSIKQNGIYDRVISSLGSCNINYYEHGGCTPNPKSSFVDKGVEKALKNKVQLILAVGGGSVIDAAKAIALLSVNENSSGIWPYMLGLKKFAVDALPIGVILTVSGTGSEGNGAFVISNEDTLEKIGRSHLSARPKFAICDPCFTFSLSSWQTACNCADIMSHLLEQLFVMEENTDLIDELIVAALKNVMINTDLVLQNPNDYDARANLMLAATYSLSYMLSSGRTSDWEAHKIEHVLSGMYNVAHGAGMACIFPYWLEYAAKEEKIANKILLIGQRIFDEKDTIISESVIHKVIYKFTVFFNQVGLPTNLYELLGNYPDIKCIANKVTQSGELGTIVKIDYNSCIDILAKAVGDIK from the coding sequence TTGTCGTATAAAAACTTTTCATACTCTTTTCCAACGCAAATCATTTTTGGGAAAGACTCAATTAATCAATTGGAAAGTGCATTGAAAGCATTTGATATTGATTCCTTGCTCATCGTATATGGTGGGAATTCTATAAAGCAAAATGGAATATATGATAGAGTAATAAGTAGTTTAGGAAGCTGTAATATAAATTATTATGAGCACGGTGGATGTACTCCTAACCCCAAGAGTTCTTTTGTAGATAAAGGGGTTGAAAAAGCTTTAAAAAACAAAGTTCAGCTTATATTAGCAGTCGGAGGAGGCTCAGTAATAGATGCTGCTAAGGCGATTGCGTTGCTTTCAGTTAATGAGAATTCTAGTGGAATTTGGCCTTATATGTTGGGACTTAAAAAATTTGCAGTAGATGCTTTACCAATCGGTGTAATATTAACAGTTTCTGGTACTGGTTCTGAAGGTAATGGTGCATTTGTCATATCAAACGAAGATACTCTAGAAAAGATAGGAAGATCACATCTTTCCGCGAGACCTAAATTTGCAATTTGTGACCCTTGTTTTACTTTTTCATTAAGTAGTTGGCAAACGGCATGTAATTGTGCAGATATAATGTCGCATCTCTTAGAACAACTATTTGTGATGGAAGAAAATACTGATTTAATAGATGAACTTATAGTAGCTGCACTAAAAAATGTAATGATTAATACGGACTTAGTTCTGCAAAATCCAAATGATTATGATGCTAGAGCAAATTTAATGCTTGCTGCTACATATTCACTGTCATATATGTTATCAAGTGGCAGAACATCAGACTGGGAAGCGCATAAAATAGAGCATGTTTTATCCGGAATGTATAATGTGGCTCATGGAGCAGGGATGGCTTGCATATTTCCTTATTGGCTTGAGTATGCAGCTAAAGAAGAAAAGATTGCAAATAAAATTCTATTAATTGGGCAAAGAATATTTGATGAAAAAGATACGATTATTTCTGAAAGCGTAATTCATAAGGTAATCTATAAATTTACGGTATTTTTTAACCAAGTTGGTTTACCAACAAATTTATACGAGTTATTAGGTAACTATCCAGATATTAAATGTATAGCTAATAAAGTTACACAAAGTGGAGAGCTTGGAACTATTGTTAAAATTGATTATAACTCTTGCATAGATATTTTAGCTAAAGCAGTTGGAGATATTAAGTAA
- a CDS encoding aspartate aminotransferase family protein produces the protein MINNNSIELFKEYKDYLFPATDFLPRIIDRSEGSYVYDVDGNKILDLNAGQFCSILGHNNEGLKKIINLQMDKIYHTSTAVISPEVLIAAKKVSDICYGLKGKVLFLSTGSEAVECALRYAKHITKKDGVICFDRAYHGLSLGSQSVTYGGIWSLPRISNVYSVTTPDLHEKSGDYEKIIETYVNEVSQIVSKFSNEIAAFIAEPIVSVGGMIFPPKEYFKQVYEICKKNNIIFIFDESQTGFGRTGKWFGYQSFDFTPDIIVGSKGMGLGYPVSMVLFNDEILMNTKISISHFSSHQNDPLAAALVSYVIDYINENNLLNRVTQYGQKLLTKLINLSEKCTLIKNPRGLGLMIGFDVYKDGWSEYKEKSKDLITRLLDYGIMLQSSNQFKTYRLLPNYLITDEEIDYFINGLEKALREME, from the coding sequence ATGATAAATAATAACTCAATAGAGCTATTTAAAGAGTACAAAGACTATTTATTTCCAGCAACAGATTTTTTACCTCGAATTATAGATAGATCAGAGGGTTCATACGTTTATGATGTTGATGGTAACAAGATTTTAGATTTGAATGCAGGTCAATTTTGCTCAATACTTGGTCATAATAACGAAGGGTTAAAAAAAATAATTAACCTTCAAATGGATAAGATTTACCATACGAGTACTGCAGTAATTTCACCTGAAGTGCTTATTGCCGCAAAAAAAGTGTCTGATATTTGTTATGGGCTTAAAGGTAAAGTATTATTTCTCTCAACCGGTTCAGAAGCAGTAGAATGTGCGTTAAGATATGCAAAGCATATAACAAAAAAAGATGGAGTCATATGCTTTGATAGAGCTTATCATGGATTAAGTTTAGGATCTCAAAGTGTTACATATGGTGGTATTTGGAGCTTGCCAAGAATTTCAAATGTTTATTCGGTAACAACACCAGACTTGCATGAAAAAAGTGGGGATTATGAGAAAATAATTGAGACTTATGTCAATGAGGTTAGCCAGATAGTATCAAAGTTTAGTAATGAAATAGCTGCCTTTATTGCAGAGCCTATAGTATCTGTAGGTGGCATGATATTTCCACCAAAGGAGTATTTTAAGCAAGTATATGAAATTTGCAAGAAGAATAATATAATATTTATATTTGATGAAAGTCAGACTGGATTTGGCCGTACTGGAAAATGGTTTGGCTATCAGAGCTTTGATTTTACACCTGATATTATCGTTGGTTCAAAGGGAATGGGGTTAGGATACCCGGTTTCGATGGTATTATTTAACGATGAAATACTTATGAATACGAAGATTAGTATAAGCCATTTTAGTTCACATCAAAATGACCCGTTAGCCGCTGCATTAGTATCATATGTTATTGATTATATTAATGAGAATAACTTGTTGAACCGTGTAACTCAATATGGGCAAAAGTTGCTCACTAAATTGATTAATTTATCAGAAAAGTGCACATTGATTAAGAATCCTCGTGGTTTGGGATTGATGATCGGATTTGATGTGTATAAAGATGGTTGGTCAGAGTACAAAGAAAAATCTAAGGATTTAATTACTAGATTACTAGATTATGGAATTATGTTGCAATCATCAAATCAATTTAAAACGTATAGATTATTGCCTAATTACTTAATAACTGATGAAGAGATTGATTATTTCATTAACGGGTTAGAAAAAGCATTAAGAGAAATGGAGTGA